ATCCCCAACGCTTTGGCCGCGCGGTGGATCATCCGCTCGACGAGGAAGGAGGCCTCGGGACGGCCGGCGCCGCGGTAGGCGTCGACCGGCGGCACGTTCGTGAACGCCCCCTCGACCGAGCAGTGGATCGCGGGCATGTCGTACTGGCCCGACAGCAGGGTGCCGTAGAGATACGTCGGTACCGCGGGCGCGAACGTCGAGAGGTAGGCGCCGAGGTTCGCCTTGGTGTCGACGCGGAAGCCGAGGATGTCGCCGTCGTCGGAGAGCGCCATCTCGGCGTGGGTGTCGTGACCCCGGCCTGGGGCGTCCGTGAGGTACGTCTCGGTCCGCCGGGCCGTCCACTTCACCGGCCGCTCGTGGCGCTTGGCCGCGAGCGCCACCAGCGCCTCGTCGGCGTAGTGGTGGATCTTGCTCCCGAAGCCGCCGCCCACGTCCGGCGCGCGCACTCGAAGCTTGTGTTCGGGGTGGTCGATGACGCCCGACATGAGCAGGCGGTGGAGATGCGGGTTCTGGGAGGTCATGTGAACCTCCAGTTCGTCGTTCGAGGGGTTGTAGTCCGCCACGGCGGCGCGGGGCTCCATCGCGTTCGGGATCAGCAACTGGTTCTCCACGTCCAGGTCGACGACGTGGTCGGCGTCCGCGAATGCCGCGTCGGTCTTCTCGGCGTCGCCGATCTCCCAGTCGAAGGCAGTGTTGTCGCCGGCGTCGTCGTGGACGACGGGGGCGTCGTCGTCGAGCGCCTCGGCGGGGTCGGTCACCGCGTCGAGGCGGTCGTAGTCCACCTCGATCCGCGTGAGCGCGTCGTGGGCGACGTAGCGCTCCTCCGCGACGACGACGGCGAGGGCGTCGCCCTGATAGCGGACGCGGTCACCGGCGAGGATCGGGTGCTCGACCTGTTCGAGCGAGTCGAGCAACCAGCCGGTCGGGAGGTTGCCCGGCACGTCGAGGTCGTCGGCGGTGATCACGTCGAGGACGCCCTCCAACGCCTCGGCGTCGCTCGTGTCGATCCCGTCGATGCGGGCGTGGGCGTGCTGGCTCCGCTTGATGGCCACGTGGACCATGTTCGGCAGTTCGATGTCGTCGGTGTACTCCGCGTCGCCGGTCAGGAGCGCGGGGTCCTCACGGCGCTCGATGGCGGACCCGAGGATGTCCGCGGCGTCGACGTCGTCGGGGTCGATGGACTGGACGCCCTCGTCGGGGGCGACCATCGTCAGTCACCTCCTCCGTCCGCCACGGCCGGTTGCTCCTGCATCTTCTCGGCGGCGGTCTCTACCGCACGGACGATGTTCTGATAGCCCGTACAGCGACAGAGGTTGCCCTCCAACGCCTCCCGGATCTCCTCCCGAGTCGGGTCGGGATTGTCCTCCAGCAGCTGCGTGGCGGTCATCATCATGCCGGGCGTGCAGTAGCCACACTGCAGGCCGTGTTCCTCCTGGAACCCCTCCTGGATGGGGTGGAACTCGCCGTCGTCGGCGAGGCCCTCGACGGTCGTCACCTCGCGGCCGTCGGCCTGAACCGCGAGGACGGTACAGGACTTGACGGCCTCGCCGTCGAGGTGGATCGTACAGGCCCCACACATGCTGCTCTCGCAGCCGACGTTCGGACCGGTGTATCCGAGTTCGTCCCGGAGGACGTGGATCAGCAGGGATCGGGGTTCGACGTTCAGTTCGTGGTCGGTGCCGTTTACCGTGAGTGAAATTTCCGCTGCCATGGTCAGATGAAGTTGCTGATGCGGTCACGGAGCCCGGACGAGCCGCCGCCGACGTCGCTGAGCTCCGTCTGAATCTGTTTGAAAAAGCGGCCGACGACGCGGTTGGCGACCGGGTTGATGACGCGCTGGCCCATCTGGGCGACGCGGCCGAACACGTCCGCCTCGGTCCACCACTCCACGTCGACGCCGTCGTCCGTCTCGACGAGCGTCATCCCCGAGTCCATCTCGAACGAGGAGTCGCTCGCGCTCCCCTGTCCGGAGGCGTCCATCTCGGGGAACTCCCGTCGGTCGATGGTGACGACCGTCTCGAATCGGGGTTTGACGCTCCCGACGCCGACCTGTACGAGCGCGGCGTAGTGCCCACCCTCCGTCAGGCCGCGTTCGGCCACGTCCTCGGGGTCGGCCTCCGGGAGCGTCGGCGGGTCCTCCCGCTCCGCCGCCTCGTCGGCGAGGGCGTCGAAATCCACGTCGTCGGGGTCGTCGACCTCGACGAGGAACTGACAACCCGGCAGCGCGTTCTTGACCATGATCGGGTCCGAGAGGGCGAGCCAGACCTCCTCGGTGGTCACGTCTTCGAGGCCGAACGTGCCGTCGAACTCCATTATCGGGTCACCCCGGACGGTACGGCTGTGTTAAGTGTTTGTACCATCATCGGCAATCTACCGTGACAGTAACCATATTAAGCAACCTAATAAGCCTTTTGAGGAATAAAGTTGGTATATATGGTTACGTTGCGCTAGCGATTCGGTCTAGCACGGAGTGAAACGAAGCTATTTCCAGTTACGTCCAGTTCAGAGAACTGAATTCAATTTCTCTATTAATGTTTTTTAGTTTCGTCATCGTCGCGGCACGGACGGGGCGGCAGAGCGAAGTGGCCGGCTCCCGTACCGACGATCATGACCGGACACGTCGGTCGGGTCGCGCTTCGGGTGACCGACCTCGACCGCACGGTCGCGTTCTACGAGGACGTGATCGGCCTGGAGATCCTCGACCGGGCGGACGGCCGCGCTGTCCTCGGCGTCGACGACCCGCTCTTGGTCCTCCTCGCGGCCCCCGACCGGCCGGCTCGCGGGCCGGACGAGACGGGACTCTTCCATACGGCGTTTCGCGTCCCCTCACGGGCGGCGCTCGGCGACGCCCTCGACCGAATCGAGACGGGGTGGCGCCTCGATGGCGCCTCCGATCACCACGTCAGCGAGGCGCTCTACCTCTCCGACCCCGAGGACAACGGGGTCGAGGTGTACCGCGACCGGCCACGCGACGACTGGCCGGTCGACGACGAGGGCCGGGTCGGGATGGACACCCTCCCGCTCGCACTCGACCCCCTGCGCGACGCCGCGGCCGGCGCCGATCGCGCCCCGTCGGGGACGGATATCGGCCACGTCCACCTCGAAGTCGCCGACCTCGACGCGGCGCGGGCGTTCTACGTCGACGGCCTCGGCCTCCGCGTCCGGCAGGCGATGCCCGCGGCGCTCTTTCTCGCCATCGGCGAGTATCACCACCACGTCGGCTGTAACGTCTGGAACGGACGGTCGAAGCCAGCCGAAGGACGGGGGCTGGCGTGGATCGAACTCGTCGTCGACGACACGGAGACGATTCGGGAGCGACTGGATCCGGACGCCGTCACGGACCGCCCGGACGGAATCGACGTCGACGGCCCGAACGGGATCACGGTCCGGGTGCGGCGACGGTAAGGCCGGAGCGGACTACCCGATCAGCAGCCGCAGGTTGTAGACGGTGGTGAAGGCGCCGACGAGCGCCAGCATCGCCGGTGGCCCGTAGTAGAGCGCGGAGTCGTCGTCACGGGCGCCGTAGAGACTGATCACCAGACAGAAGAGAAAGGCAAGCAGCTTCATGCCGATCAGCCCCCACAGTCCGAAGCTCTCGATTACCGTCCGGAGCAGGACGTTCCCCTCGTTCACCGAGGCGCTGTAGCCCACGAGTGCGAGCGTCGTGACGATGTCGCCGACGCCGTAGGTGAGCGTCGCGAGGAACCAGAGCCGTGAGAACTCGGTGGGATCGAAGGGCGTTTCGTCCAGCGAAACCGAGACGACGGAGTTCATACGGGGAGGTGGCCGGCTCGGGTAATAACCCCACCCTCCAAATTATCAGGATCGAAACGTGGCCGCCGCCGATACCGGGACGTATATGCCCGCGAGCGCGGTACGACACCGTATGGACCTGTTCGGTCGGGGCGACGACGGCGACGACGGCGAGCCCCGCGTCGCGCTCTTCGTCGACGGCCCCAACGTGCTCCGCGGGGAGTTCGACGTCGACCTGGACGACGTCCGCGAGGCCGCCGCGGCCGCCGGACGCCCGGCGACGACCCGCCTCTACCTCGACGAACACGCCACCCCCGAACTCGTCCAGGCCGCGGAGGCCCGCGGGTTCGAGGTGGTCGTCACCAGCGGCGACGTCGACGTGAAACTCGCCGTCGACCTCACCCGCTTCGCCGTCGAGGGGCGGGCGGACGTCGTCGCCGTCGCCTCCCGGGATACGGACTTCAAACCCGCCATCGAGGCGGCCAACGCCTGCGGCCTCCGGACGCTCGCCATCGCACCCGGCGAACACGGCCGCTCGGACGCCCTCCGCAACGCCGCCGGCGAGAGCGTCACGCTCGACGGCGACGCCGACGCGTAACCTTTTCGCGCCGTGCGCCCCCACGCTCGCCCGTGACCGAGCCAGACCTCGACACGCCGGTTCTCGACGACCACCTCCACCTCGACCCCGACAACGGGCGAGGGCTGGACGCCGTGCGCGACTTCCGTCGCCTCGGCGGGACGCACCTGCTCGTCGTCAACAAGCCGTCGTGGCATCTCGGCGTCGAAGCCGAGACTGGCGACGACTTCCGCGCGGTCTTCGACCGGACACTCGACATCGTCGCCGACGCCGACGACCTGCTTCCCGGCCGGGCGTGGCCCGTCCTCGGCGTCCACCCCGGCCTGATCTCGCGGCTCGTCGACGAGCGTGGCTTCGCGCCCGACGAGGCCCGCGACCTGATGCGGGCCGGCCTCGACGCCGCCGCCGAGTACGTCCGCGACGGGCGCGCACTCGCGCTCAAATCCGGGCGACCCCACTACGACACGACCGACGCGGTGTGGGACGCCTCGAACGCGGTCCTGAAACACGCGCTCGCGCTCGGCGCCGACGCGGACTGTGCGGTCCAGTTGCATACGGAGGCCAGCGAGGACCTGACCGACATCGCCGAGTGGGCCGAAGCGCGCGGCCTGCCGGCGCGGAAGGTGGTCAAACATTACGCGGGGCCGACGCTCGCGGGACCGACGCCGAGCGTGATGTGTCGGAAAGAGTGGCTCCGCGAGGCCGCCGAGAGCGGGGCGCCGTTCCTGATGGAGACGGACTTCGTCGACGACCCCGACCGGCCGGGGGCGGTGATGGGACCGAAGACCGTGCCCCGTCGCGTCCGGGCCCTGTTGGACGAGGGATACGACGACGCCATCCGGCGGGCGCACGTCGAGACGCCCGCCGACGTGTACGGAGTCGACACCGAGGCGACGCTCTCGGCCCGGACGAACGCATAGGAAAGGTCTTTGAGTCCACGAACGTTCCAACGAGGTATGACCGACGTGGAGGACACGTTCTACACGGAAGACCGCTGGCAGAACTGGATCGGGCGGGTAGCCGAGGAGGAGCTCGACCCCGAGAACGAGGATTCGGCCCGCCTCCTGCTCAACCTGCAGGACGACGCCGCCATCGCCGTCGCGAAGATCATCAGTGCCTACGAGGACGACCGCCTCGACGAGGAGGCCGCCATCGACGAACTGGCCGGCATCCGCGAGATCGTCCTCGACGACGTGGAGCTAGAGGACGAGGAAAAGCGGATGCTCGTCGACGGCGTCCAGACCAGCCTCGTCTGTGTCTTCTACGCCGCCGAGGAGTTCATCGCCGCCGGCCCGGCCGAGGACGGCACCGTCGAGGAGTACGTCCACGCCGCCGCCGACGCCGAGGCCAACGAGGACTTGGACGCCGCGCTGGGCTATCTCGTCCAGGCCGGCACGCGAATCATCGACGGCGACGAACTCGACATCGCGCTGGTCGAGGATCTGGAGTACGGCCTGGTCTCGGAGTGGGTCAACGGGCTGGACAGTCTGCAGAGCGCGATGAGCGACCCCGAAGTCGTCGAGGAAGACGAGGACTGAATACCCGTCCGGGTTACGCGGTAGGCCGCTCTCCCCGCTGTCTCCGATTCTCCCGACGATCGACCTCCTCCAGTTAGCTATGGACTTCAGTCCATAGGATTATGATCGTGGGGCGAGTATCGGAGTACGGATGGCGTCCTACACGACCGTCGCCGACTGGCGGGACGTCGAAGCCGGCTACGTCGTCGCCATCACCATCCGCCGGACTGAAGCCGAGTCGTACCCGAGCGGCTGGGACTACAGCCTCCACCTCGGAGAAGTCGGGGGCGACACTGTCCTCCGCTACGACAACGCCCACGAGCGAACGAAAGGCCACGAACGCCACGTCGGAGACGATGTCGAATCCATCGATTTTCCGGGGATGCTCTCGCTTTACGACCGGTTCACGCGAGAGGCCACGGAACTATGCCCCGTCTCGTGGAACTGGCCGGAGTAGGACGCCACCGGGAGCCACACCATGCCCACGCTCAAAGTCACCGTCGGCGAACGCGACCGTCTCGACGAGCGAACGCGCCGCCGCATCGAGGCCGCACGGGAGGGAGCGGACATCGAGGACGACCAACCGACGCTGAACTTCGGCTCGTACGCCGAACTCAGTCGGCTCCTCAGCCCGAAGAACCTGGAACTACTGCAGACGGTCGCCGAACACGATCCGGAAAGCATCAGCCAGACGGCCGAGTTGGTCGGTCGGGACTACAAACAGGTCCACAGGAATCTCTCGGAACTCCACGACATCGGCGTCGTCGAGTTCGAGGGGGGCGGTCCCGGGCGGGCGAAGAAACCGATCCTGGCCTACGACGGCCTCGAAATCGACATCCCGTTCGTCGATTCGGATCGGAACGTCGGTGCGGCGGCGCCGTAGCCGGTGGCCACGTCGGGCACGCACGTCGTCGACGGCGACGAACTCGACATCGCGCTGGTGGAGGATCTAGAGTATGGCCTGGTCTCGGAGTGGGTCAACGGGCTCGATAGTTTGCAAAGCGATGAGCGACCCCGAAGTGGTCGAAGAGGACGAGGGCTGACGCGGGTCCGAGCTCGTCGACTACCGCCTCAAGCCTTCTCCAGCGTTACAAAGTACGTATTAACATCTCCAGTCTCTTCGAAGACGAGCGAGAGGACCAAGAAGTCGCCGGGAACGGGGACTCCACTTCCCATATTAGCGGTCAGCGTTATCGTCTGTCCCGTCCCCGGTGCGAGCGTCAGAGTTGAATCGAGTTGGGTTAGCCTGCTGGGAACCGAAAGATCGGTTCCTCCGATAGTGATCGACTCGGGGGGGTTGTCATTCGATCCCGACGCATAGTAGAAACTGAGTCGGGCCTCAGTGATCGTCCGATCGCCGTCGGCGGTGTTGTTGAAGCGTATTGTTATTTCATCTTTATTCGAGGATTGTTGCGTCTCGCCGGATTCCAGGACGACATCCCCCTCTTCTGCGGGATTGATCTCTTCGGCACCCCCCTGGTCGTCCGATCCGTCCGTCGCGGTAACCGCGAACCGCGTGCGCTCGTACGACTCGATGGTTCCGTTCCCGTTCAGATCACTTTTCGCCTCGACGGTGATCGTTCCGGAGCCACCGGGACGGAGGGCGACCGGCGCGCGGCCGCTACCGTCGGTGGTGACGATTCGTTCCGTGCCGCCGCCGGCGAAGGTCGCGTCGCCATCGGTGACGTTGAACGTCACGTCGGCCCCGCTGACCGGATTGTTGTAGCGGTCCCGAACCTCGACCGCAATCGGGCTGGTCCCGTTCGTGCTGATCGTCTCGTTCCCCGTGAGCCCGATCAGATACGACCCATCGGGCTGCTGGACGGTACTCGAATCCGACTGCGCTCGAAGTTCCACCGCGGCGAGGCGGAGTTCGTACCGCCGGCTCCCGTTGAACTCGATGCGGACGCTGTCGTCGCCGACCGGGTCCGTCGTCCGGACGTTCGGGTTCGCCACCACGTCCGGCGCGACGGTGTCGTTCCACGCCGACGCCGGGACGGGCGTGGGGACGGTCACGTTGAACGTCCCGCCGGTGCCGGTGACGACGACGGTCCTCGTCGCCGTCGAGACCGGATCGGCCGTCACGGAGACGGAGCGACCGGAGGCGCCGAGGTCACCGCGAACTGTCACGAGCGTGATGCGGTTCCCGCTGATCGTCGATCCCGCCGATATCGGGAGGACGCGACCCTCCGGGAGCCGATAGACGCCTTGCCCGGCGATGGCGACCGGCGAGCCGTCGAACTCGTTGTACGACGGCGTGAACGTCACGCGGTTGGTCTCGTAGGTGCCGGACGTTTGATTCCAGAACGCCCGGGTGTTGCTGGCCTCGCTGTCGACGGGGCGAATGCCGCTGACGGTGACGTTCGACGCCGACGCCGTCGAGACCGTCCCGGACGGGGCGCCGGGGTTGATGAAAATCGAGCGGGCCGGGTACGTCGCGCCGGTCTCGACCGTCGTGCTCGCGGCCGTCCCTTCCGTTCCCGCGGTCACCACGTCGTCCCGGACCGACACCATGTCGTCGGTCGCCTCCTGGTACGCGTTGAACTCGACGCGGGCGTTCTGCTGGGGAACGACCGTCGCCTGATAGATGGAGATGCCGAGAATGAGGAGGGCGAACAACAGGATTGCACCGACCTGAATGGCCTGTGCTCGGTTCGCGTCGCGAAAGCCCATCGTGCCGAAGAGCGGTCGAGCGGGTAAAAAAGCCTTGTCGCCAAAATCTCAGGCGGAATAGTGGGAACGGTTAACGGGTTCGGGCGTCGCCCTCGAACCGTGAACCGTGCCCAGTCGGAGGCGGTCGGCACCGTCCTGCTTCTCGCGATGGTGGTGATCGGCGTGAGCGTCGTCGGCTACGTCGCGTTGGGGGCGATCGAACCCGACGACAGCCCCGCAGTCGACGTCAAGTCGACGGTAACCGACAGCACGCTGGCGCTCACACACTGGAGCGGCGACAGCCTCCCGGGCGACGACCTGACCGTCGTCGTCCGGTACGGCGGGAGCGAGGAGCGCTACGACTTCGCAACCGACGGGAGCTACGGCGCGGACGCCACCTTCGATCCCGGCGACGAGTGGCGACTCGACGGGGCTGTCCCGTACGCCGTCGGCGACCGGGTCGAAGTCCGCTTGATCCACGATCCCTCGAACACCGTCCTCTTCCGGGGGCGACGGGTCGCCGCCACGCCGACGCCGACGGCGACGCCGGCGCCGCCCGCAGCCGTCGTACCAGACAAAAACGACATGATGCGACGGGACGAAGGACTGGCGTGAGCTTGACGACGCGTCTCGCCGCCCTCATCGGCACCCTCCTCCTCGCCGCCAGCGCCCTCGCCACCCTCTGGGGCGTCGCCCTCGTCGGCTGGACGCTCTGGGCCGGCCCGACCGCCACCCGCGTGATGGCCGTGATGGTCGCGTTCGGACTCGCCATCGGTCTCGGCCTGACTGGCGCCGTCGTCCGCAAGCGGGCCGCGGGCACGCTCCTGCCGTCCGACGTGGACCTCTCGGTCGGGTTCCGGGGTGGGCAGGGCGGGTTGTGAGCGAGGCCGCAGGGAGCAGCGAGGGATCGGAGGTCCCTCGGGCAGCGAGAGATCGAGGTTCTCTCGGGCAACCGGCCCACGACCGGTTACAGTCGGCGACGAAGCGACCGTGGCCTCGAAACGAGGTCAGCCTCGCCCCCGCCGAAACCACCTTCGACACCTGACGTATCGAGCATCGACAAACCCATATGGTGTCTCCTGCAATCCGAGGGTATGACCGCCGTCGGCATCGACGCAATCGAAATCTGGACGGGCAAGCTCAAACTCGACCTGGCCGAGACGTTCGCGCCGGCCAAGGGCGAGGCCCCGGAGAAGTACACGAAGGGGCTGGGGTTGGAAGCCTCGTCGTTCCCCGACACCTACGAAGACATCGTGACGATGGGGGCGAACGCGGCCAAGCGGCTGATGGACCGCAAGGGCCTCTCCCCCGACGACATCGGCCGCATCGACGTGGCCACCGAGAGCGCCTTCGACAACTCCAAGCCCGTCTCCACCTACATCGCCGGCTGTCTGGAAGAAGTGTACGACGGCGACTTCCACCACGCCAACAAGGGCGAACGCAAGTTCGCCTGCGTCGCCGGCACCCAGAGCATCGACGACGCCTACAACTGGATCAAGGCCGGCCGGCATCGTGGCCGGTCGGCGCTGGTGATCGCCACCGACACCGCGCTCTACGCCCGCGGCGATCCCGGCGAGGCCACACAGGGCGCGGGCGCCGTCGCGATGCTCGTCTCCGAGGATCCGAGCGTCGTCGAACTCTCGACCCACCAGGGCTACGGCAGCGCCGACGAGACGGACTTCCTCAAGCCCAACCAGCAGTTCCCGAGCGTCGACGGCAAGCGCTCCGTCCAGGTGTATCTCGCACGGATGCGCGAGGCGCTGACGGACTTCGAATCGGTCGCCGGCCGCATCCACTCCGACGACTACGCCTACTTCCCCTTCCACACGCCGTTCCCGGGGATGGTCCGGAAAGCCGCCCTGCTGGGCTTCCGACACATGACGCGGGATACGGAAATCGAGGACGAACTCGCGACCGAAATCGGCCGCCAGCCCCGCGAGGAGGAGTACGAGGACTGGGAGGCCTACGAGGACGCGATCCGCAGCTACATGGACGCCCTGAAGGAGACCGACACGTACAACGACTGGTACGCACGGGCCATCGACCCGACGCTCACGCTCGCACGCCGGGTCGGCAACTGGTACACCGGCTCCGTCCACGTCGCCCGCGCGAGCGCGCTCAAAACCGCGGCCGAGACGGGGCGAGCGCTCTCGGGCGAGAAACTCCTCGTCGGGTCCTACGGCTCCGGCGCACAGGCCGAGATCCACTCCGAGACCATCATGGACGGCTGGCGCGAGGAAGTCGAGGCGTTCGACATCGACGAACAACTCGCCCGGCGCTACGACCTGAGCTTCGAGGAGTACGGCCGCGTCCACGACGCCCACAACCACGAGAAAGAGCGTGAACTAGAGGAGTTCACGGTGCCGAGCGGCGAGTTCGTCTTCACCGGCTGGGGCCGGATGAACGAGCGCAAGTACGAGTACGTCGACTAGGGCAGTTCGCGGAGTTTCGCGAGCGCCGCGTCCAGATCACAGGTCGAGACGGCGAGGGCGAAGCCGTCGACCCGCGCGAGCGCCGCCGCGTGTTCCCACAGATCCCCTTTTTCCAGCCCGTGCAGGACGACGGCGTTCGGCGTCGG
This window of the Haloplanus rubicundus genome carries:
- a CDS encoding xanthine dehydrogenase family protein molybdopterin-binding subunit yields the protein MVAPDEGVQSIDPDDVDAADILGSAIERREDPALLTGDAEYTDDIELPNMVHVAIKRSQHAHARIDGIDTSDAEALEGVLDVITADDLDVPGNLPTGWLLDSLEQVEHPILAGDRVRYQGDALAVVVAEERYVAHDALTRIEVDYDRLDAVTDPAEALDDDAPVVHDDAGDNTAFDWEIGDAEKTDAAFADADHVVDLDVENQLLIPNAMEPRAAVADYNPSNDELEVHMTSQNPHLHRLLMSGVIDHPEHKLRVRAPDVGGGFGSKIHHYADEALVALAAKRHERPVKWTARRTETYLTDAPGRGHDTHAEMALSDDGDILGFRVDTKANLGAYLSTFAPAVPTYLYGTLLSGQYDMPAIHCSVEGAFTNVPPVDAYRGAGRPEASFLVERMIHRAAKALGMDPAAFRRRNFVQEFPYQTQVAVEYDSGDYEKTLDLALDHLDYDAFRERQAEAREDGRYLGVGLSAYIEACGLAPSELAGQLGAQAGLWESGLVRFHPSGTVTAYCGTSGHGQGHDTTYAQIVANELGVDYDDVEVVEGDTDEIPQGMGTYGSRSAAVGGSALVKSSQKLVEKAKRIAAHQLEAAPEDVEFENGDFRVAGAPDRSMTITEVATQAYLAHDMPDDMEPGLEATSFYDPDNFVFPFGVHAAIVEVDPDTGEIDIEQYVAVDDVGNQINPKIVEGQIHGGVAQGIGQALYEGAEFDDNGQLVTGSMQDYTVPKAEHIPEMETDSTCTPSPVNPLGVKGVGEAGTIAAPQAVVNAVCDALEPLGVEHIDMPLKAERVWQAANATAATDGGEE
- a CDS encoding (2Fe-2S)-binding protein translates to MAAEISLTVNGTDHELNVEPRSLLIHVLRDELGYTGPNVGCESSMCGACTIHLDGEAVKSCTVLAVQADGREVTTVEGLADDGEFHPIQEGFQEEHGLQCGYCTPGMMMTATQLLEDNPDPTREEIREALEGNLCRCTGYQNIVRAVETAAEKMQEQPAVADGGGD
- a CDS encoding CoxG family protein, with product MEFDGTFGLEDVTTEEVWLALSDPIMVKNALPGCQFLVEVDDPDDVDFDALADEAAEREDPPTLPEADPEDVAERGLTEGGHYAALVQVGVGSVKPRFETVVTIDRREFPEMDASGQGSASDSSFEMDSGMTLVETDDGVDVEWWTEADVFGRVAQMGQRVINPVANRVVGRFFKQIQTELSDVGGGSSGLRDRISNFI
- a CDS encoding VOC family protein yields the protein MTGHVGRVALRVTDLDRTVAFYEDVIGLEILDRADGRAVLGVDDPLLVLLAAPDRPARGPDETGLFHTAFRVPSRAALGDALDRIETGWRLDGASDHHVSEALYLSDPEDNGVEVYRDRPRDDWPVDDEGRVGMDTLPLALDPLRDAAAGADRAPSGTDIGHVHLEVADLDAARAFYVDGLGLRVRQAMPAALFLAIGEYHHHVGCNVWNGRSKPAEGRGLAWIELVVDDTETIRERLDPDAVTDRPDGIDVDGPNGITVRVRRR
- a CDS encoding NYN domain-containing protein yields the protein MDLFGRGDDGDDGEPRVALFVDGPNVLRGEFDVDLDDVREAAAAAGRPATTRLYLDEHATPELVQAAEARGFEVVVTSGDVDVKLAVDLTRFAVEGRADVVAVASRDTDFKPAIEAANACGLRTLAIAPGEHGRSDALRNAAGESVTLDGDADA
- a CDS encoding TatD family hydrolase — encoded protein: MTEPDLDTPVLDDHLHLDPDNGRGLDAVRDFRRLGGTHLLVVNKPSWHLGVEAETGDDFRAVFDRTLDIVADADDLLPGRAWPVLGVHPGLISRLVDERGFAPDEARDLMRAGLDAAAEYVRDGRALALKSGRPHYDTTDAVWDASNAVLKHALALGADADCAVQLHTEASEDLTDIAEWAEARGLPARKVVKHYAGPTLAGPTPSVMCRKEWLREAAESGAPFLMETDFVDDPDRPGAVMGPKTVPRRVRALLDEGYDDAIRRAHVETPADVYGVDTEATLSARTNA
- a CDS encoding DUF2150 family protein, whose amino-acid sequence is MTDVEDTFYTEDRWQNWIGRVAEEELDPENEDSARLLLNLQDDAAIAVAKIISAYEDDRLDEEAAIDELAGIREIVLDDVELEDEEKRMLVDGVQTSLVCVFYAAEEFIAAGPAEDGTVEEYVHAAADAEANEDLDAALGYLVQAGTRIIDGDELDIALVEDLEYGLVSEWVNGLDSLQSAMSDPEVVEEDED
- a CDS encoding toxin-antitoxin system TumE family protein, whose amino-acid sequence is MASYTTVADWRDVEAGYVVAITIRRTEAESYPSGWDYSLHLGEVGGDTVLRYDNAHERTKGHERHVGDDVESIDFPGMLSLYDRFTREATELCPVSWNWPE
- a CDS encoding HVO_A0114 family putative DNA-binding protein; its protein translation is MPTLKVTVGERDRLDERTRRRIEAAREGADIEDDQPTLNFGSYAELSRLLSPKNLELLQTVAEHDPESISQTAELVGRDYKQVHRNLSELHDIGVVEFEGGGPGRAKKPILAYDGLEIDIPFVDSDRNVGAAAP
- a CDS encoding Ig-like domain-containing protein, coding for MGFRDANRAQAIQVGAILLFALLILGISIYQATVVPQQNARVEFNAYQEATDDMVSVRDDVVTAGTEGTAASTTVETGATYPARSIFINPGAPSGTVSTASASNVTVSGIRPVDSEASNTRAFWNQTSGTYETNRVTFTPSYNEFDGSPVAIAGQGVYRLPEGRVLPISAGSTISGNRITLVTVRGDLGASGRSVSVTADPVSTATRTVVVTGTGGTFNVTVPTPVPASAWNDTVAPDVVANPNVRTTDPVGDDSVRIEFNGSRRYELRLAAVELRAQSDSSTVQQPDGSYLIGLTGNETISTNGTSPIAVEVRDRYNNPVSGADVTFNVTDGDATFAGGGTERIVTTDGSGRAPVALRPGGSGTITVEAKSDLNGNGTIESYERTRFAVTATDGSDDQGGAEEINPAEEGDVVLESGETQQSSNKDEITIRFNNTADGDRTITEARLSFYYASGSNDNPPESITIGGTDLSVPSRLTQLDSTLTLAPGTGQTITLTANMGSGVPVPGDFLVLSLVFEETGDVNTYFVTLEKA
- a CDS encoding type IV pilin N-terminal domain-containing protein, with translation MNRAQSEAVGTVLLLAMVVIGVSVVGYVALGAIEPDDSPAVDVKSTVTDSTLALTHWSGDSLPGDDLTVVVRYGGSEERYDFATDGSYGADATFDPGDEWRLDGAVPYAVGDRVEVRLIHDPSNTVLFRGRRVAATPTPTATPAPPAAVVPDKNDMMRRDEGLA
- the hmgB gene encoding hydroxymethylglutaryl-CoA synthase, translating into MTAVGIDAIEIWTGKLKLDLAETFAPAKGEAPEKYTKGLGLEASSFPDTYEDIVTMGANAAKRLMDRKGLSPDDIGRIDVATESAFDNSKPVSTYIAGCLEEVYDGDFHHANKGERKFACVAGTQSIDDAYNWIKAGRHRGRSALVIATDTALYARGDPGEATQGAGAVAMLVSEDPSVVELSTHQGYGSADETDFLKPNQQFPSVDGKRSVQVYLARMREALTDFESVAGRIHSDDYAYFPFHTPFPGMVRKAALLGFRHMTRDTEIEDELATEIGRQPREEEYEDWEAYEDAIRSYMDALKETDTYNDWYARAIDPTLTLARRVGNWYTGSVHVARASALKTAAETGRALSGEKLLVGSYGSGAQAEIHSETIMDGWREEVEAFDIDEQLARRYDLSFEEYGRVHDAHNHEKERELEEFTVPSGEFVFTGWGRMNERKYEYVD